The sequence GACAACAATTGACGCCGATCGCCTTTTCTCGGAACCAGAAGTTCGCTCAATACATAACGAATCAGCATTTCGCAAACCAATTCACGGTCAATACGAATTCCTAGCTTGGCATCCCACGCATCAAATACGATATCCAGTACTTCCTGAAAGCGATCTACAGAGTCATGGAAAATACGTTTGAAGAAGCCGAATGCGAACTCGGGTGCCACTTCCAGCAGCCGCCGCGCTTTGCTATGTTTGAGGTAATTATCCAGATAGGATATCAGCGCATTGAAACGATCTTCGGGCGTGAGGTAAGGTGCCGTCGCGGCATGCAGCGCAAGATGAAATCTGGCCCGCTTATGCTTGGAGAAAGCATCAAGTAGCTCATCTTGCGATGAAAAATAGCGATAAAACGTGCCGCGTGAAATGCCCGCGACTTCGCAGACGTTTTGGATAGCAACACGGTCTACACCCGACTCAAGAATCACTTGCTCGGCAGCGGCCAAAATTTGGTCGATTGTTTCTCCAGAGCGCTTGTTACGTCCGGGTTCACGGGGCGGTATTTCAGCTAACGTATTTTTAAGATCACTTTTTTTACTAGTATTTTTTTCACTGACTTTTGGGATGGTTTTTGCACTAATTTTTTTGTTCATTTTTTTACTTTCCACCGCCATTTTTTTGGCTCCCACCGACGTCAATTTCTGCTTACCATCAAGGCCAGCATTCAGCTTCACGGTTTGCTCTGTGGCCGAAATAGGCGATATACGCGATACACGCGATACCCGCTCGTTACTTTTCATTGCCGACTCCGTTCTGTTTCTTTAATAGAAAAGTGTATTAAAACACATTGATAAATAAAAATTGCCATAGTCAAACCGATTATTCGAGGGTGTAAATAATTCTGTATTCCGATTTATATTCTAACCTTAATATTTAGGCATATCTAAAAATTTTGTTCTATTTATGATTATTATATTTACATATTTATTTAATTTGTACACTTTCAGAGAGAAACTGAAAAACGATGAAATAAGAAGGTTCTGTAAATGGATGTGATTTTTTGGAATTTTTTTTGGGGAATCAACGATTAACAAGTTACGGCGACATCAATCGAGAAAATTCCAGGCCAACATTGAAACGAGAGGAAATAACGCTGACGCCGAATTGCTGAACAAATCATGATGGCGGCTTACATGCAGTAAATCACCACCCAGTGCACAACCCCCAACAAGGTGTTGGCTGAACGGCACGCTTAGCGAAAATCGCTTTCATCTGGCATCGATTGGCAGGCCAGGTGCAACGTCTGCCTTTGAGGCCAAATCGCAGTGGCCTCTTCATACAAGAATAAAGTGAGGCCTGAAGTCACTGCCTATGTCGCGGTGAATGGCTTTATTTAAAAAACGCTATGCATGACTACATTGAGATGTTATGTAGATTTCGTATATCTCGTATGAGAACTAGAAATTGGAAATGCTTGGGACGTGCCCCCATACTGCATGCCATCAACACTTTCTTCGGAAACTACCATGACAGCGCAAAACATCTCACTATCCGCTAACGACTTCAATCAAGTCGCTGATACGGCAGCACATCCTGCTAATGATGTCGCTGTCAAACAAAGTCTGTTGCAGAAAATTTTTCTACTGTGGATTAAGCCTTACGAAAATGCGGGCGGTTTCATTCCACATATATAAGTCTTCACCCGATCACCAGCATAGTTGGTAATTCGGCCTAGTGATCTTATTTACAGATGTTCAGTAAGAAAGTTTGTTCAGGAAACCGCGAAATCACGCGGTTTTTTTTCGTTTTATTTTTGTCTTGTCATCAGTGGTTTGTGCTGGCAAAGCGCAAATACCAAATGGCACGTATAACGTCGCGCTCAACCCTTCTAAGGCTTCGGCTATCGATTGCTTCAAACCAGCTTTATATGCATTCGGCGAGCCACAGCATGATTGCTGGGGCTCGCCGAAATTATTTTAAGGGGCCAAAAGTATCGTGATATCAATTAAGACCATCGACTGACTGATGAATTAAACATTACACGTTTTAATGCCCATCAAATAGCTTCATGATGCTGCGCTTCTCGTCGTCTTCTGCTGTCGCGGGAGTGCCATCTTCATTTGTTCCCGATCCTCCGCCAACTCCCAATGAAGCAATGAAGCCGTTCCCTGGAGTGAAGTTATCGAAGAATAATTCATTGTTAATGGTAGTGATACCCTCGGGCATTGGCATCTGTACCTGTGGAACGCCACGCAATGCACGCCCCATATAACTGACCCAAATCGGTAATGCCAATTGTGCCCCAAACTCGCGGCTACCAAGAGTCTTCGGCTGATCAAAGCCCATCCATGCGACGGCGACCAATGAGTTTTGATAACCGGCAAACCAGCCATCGAAAGCGTCATTCGTTGTCCCTGTTTTACCGGCAATGTCAGTACGACCCAACACGTTAGTACCCGCACCCGTGCCACGCTGCGCCACGCTCTGCAACAAACTGGTCATGACATAGCTATTGCGTGCATCCAGTACTCGCGTTGCGTTCTGACCTGCTATTTCAGGCTGTGCGCGCGACAATGCTACGCCATGTGCATCCACGACTTCAGAGATCAAATACGGATTGACGCGATACCCGCCATTTGCCAGCACCGCGTAAGCTCCGGCCAGTTGCAGCGGCGTAGTCTGACCAGCACCCAGAGCTGTCGGCAGATACGGAGGAATTTTGTCCCGGTCAAAGCCGAAATGTGTGGTCACAAAATCTTGCGCATATTTAGCACCGATAGCATCCATCAGGCGCACAGTCACCAGATTCTTGGAGCGCTGTAAACCGGTCCGCATTGGCATTGGTCCATCCGGCGTATCGTCATCTTTCGGCTCCCAATTAGGTTGCCCGGGACCGCCCGGAAAAGAAACCGGCGAATCGTTAATGATCGACGCCGGACCGAAACCCTTTTCAAGAGCGGCGGAGTATATGAACGGTTTAAAAGTCGATCCCGGCTGACGCCATGCTTGCGTCACGTGATTGAATTTATTTTGATTGAAATCAAAGCCGCCAATCAATGTCTTGATCGCGCCGGTTTGCGGCGTCAGCGCCACCAACGTCGCCTCGACTGATGGTAGTTGAGTGATTTGCCATCCTTTTGGTGATTGCATGACGCGAATCACTGAACCAGGTTGAATGCGGTTATTTTTGGCAGCTTTTGGACTCAAGGCTGCAGCGGCAAAACGCAAACCCTCACCACTTACGGTGACCACGGTATCGTTACGCAGCATAACTTGCACTTGCTTACTGTCTGCGCTCAGTACCACGCCCGGCACAATATCATCGTTATCGGGCTTGTTATCAAGCGCATCACCGACGGCGTCATCGCGCTCATCGCCATTTGACGGTAATACAATCAATCCTTCCGGGCCTCGATATCCATGCCGACGATCGTAATCCATTACCCCTTTGCGCACCGCATCGTAACCAGCCTGTTGATCAACTGAGTTGAGAGTCGTAGTGACGCTTAGACCGCGGGTATAAATCTCATCTTTATACTGGGCATACAACATCTGACGGACCATTTCAGTCGCATATTCGGCATGTACACTGTAAGTATTTCCGGTCGTCTTGACTTTGATATCTTCGGCGAAAGCCTGATCATATTCCGGCTGGGTGATGAATTCGAGCTGTAGCATGCGCTTTAAGATGTATTCCTGGCGAATACGCGCGCGCTTGGGGTTAACTACCGGGTTATAAGCTGACGGCGCTTTTGGAAGTCCGGCGAGCATCGCTGCCTGTGCCAGCGTGACATCTTTTAACTCTTTACCAAAATAAGCCCGAGCCGCTGCGGCAAACCCAAATGATCGCTGTCCCAGAAAAATCTGGTTCATATAGACTTCAAGAATCTGGTCTTTTGTTAAGGCATTTTCAATTTTGTAAGCCAGCAAAATTTCATAAATTTTACGCGTATAGGTTTTTTCGCTAGATAAAAATACGTTACGTGCAACTTGCATCGTAATCGTACTAGCACCTTGCGAAGCCCCGCCGTGCATAATATCAGTGCCAATTGCCCGCAGAATACCGATCAGATCGATTCCGCCATGTTGATAGAATCGCGCATCTTCAATGGCAAGCACGGCATTTTTCATGTTAGCCGGAATATCCTGCAACTTCACCAGGCTGCGGCGCTCTTCGCCAAACTCGCCAATCAAAACATGATCAGCGGTGTAAATGCGTAGCGGCACCTTGGGTCGATAATCGGTGATAGCGCCTAGATCCGGCAATTGCGGCTGCATCACCACCAGTGCGTAAGCTATCAGCAAACCACCAATGACTGCACCGGCAAGCACCACGCCGCCGATTGTGAATAACAATCCATGCAATAACGTGCCGTTTTGTTTTTTTGGCTGATGGAGGTGTGCCCTCGTCGATGTCAATTCCGCTAGTTTGGATTTGTCGGCAGGAGGTTTCAAATTGTTTTGTCGAGATTTTAATGTAAATAGCATAACGATATTGGATGGAATTAGCCCCATATCCTACAACATGCAGCGCGAACTACCCAGAATCGTCTGTAAGAAGAAGTAACTTTATTAAAAAAAGTAAAAATCTGGTTTAGGAAGTAGAGGGAAATTGGATAAAAAACCAATAGAATACGGTGCTAATTCAACAACAATTCAACAATAAGTCGATACAGATTCGATAGATCAGACAATAAGAAGTGATCGAATCATCTCGTCGGTAGCGCTGGCTGCCGCTTGCGGCGTCTGCAACGGGAACAAATGACCACCGGGAAGTAGTTTTATGTGGCTGCCAACCAATCGTCTGGTCGCTGCCATACCTGCTTGACGACACTCAACTGAATCAATCCCGCCGATAAAACCAACCGGGACCGGATAAGGTGGCCTCACAACCTGACCCAAGTGATGGGGTAAGGTCAAATAAACTGCTGTTTCAATTTCACGCTTAAAACGCAACGCTACACTTCCAGACTGCTCTACGGTGCCGTGCTCAACGTAATCGCGCAACACTTCTTCGGGCCAACTGGCGAACACCGGTTTAGTGGAGAAGTGCTGATAAACCGCCTCGGCATCCGGCCATTGAATACGACGGCGCTGCGAAAACCGTGCTGGAGACCAACGTCGGTCAATCCCCAGCGCTTTCGCCAATCTAAATACACCGGCTCGCCATCCTACGGTTACGGGCGCGTCTAACAGCACCACGCAACGTACCAGATCAGGGCGCTGTCTTGCGACCATTAAGGATAAAATTCCGCCCAGCGAATGACCGACCAAAATCACTGGCTGTTGATAGCGCACAAGCAATTCATTGACAAACTCTTGCGCTAGCGCGGGCCAACCATCTGTTACCGGATAATCTGGATTATGGGCATGCATTTCCAGGGCATGGACATCGTAATTCTGACTTAACAGATCAAGAAAACGGCGATACGTTCCGGAAGGAAAGCTATTTCCATGCGCAAAATGCACAATGGGACGGGGCGACGGGATTTGGGAAACCATGGATGAAATATTCGTAAGTGTGCTTGTAACGGTATTTAATAGAGTCATTGCGGGCAGTGAAAAGTCCTTATCCACGCACACGCAGGATTTAATAGACTCTATTAAAAACCATAAGCGTTGTTTGTCACAAACCAAATTTTAGAGCCGACGCTCAATGATCGTCTCAGCGACCATACCAATAACGTTTATGTTGCTGGCGATACTCCGTCACATCAAGCGTGCTGCCAAAATGTAAAAGTATTGCACCAGATTGATCATTGCGTACATTGCGAATACCTAATTGTTGATAACGTTCCAACACTTGCGCCTGAGGATGTCGAAATCGATTGCGATAACCCATCTGAAAAATTGCCACAGACGGATTAACCTCTTGCAAAAATGCGCTGGTTGAAGAGGTTCCACTACCATGATGCGGTACGAGCAGCACTGTCGATTTTAAACGACCGGGCGCATTCGGCGTCATGACGCTATCGGTGGCAATCGCTCCTTTATCCTGTATCAATTGTCGCTCCTGCGCCTTCTCTATATCGCCGGGAAGCAGGATCGACAAGTCACCGTTGGTAATTTTGAGCGTGCAACTCATGGTATTCGCCTTGCCCGATTTTCGATCCTTACGTTCGTTATTTTCATAATTATGCTTTGCAGGAAATAGCATATCAAACTGCACGCCATCCCAATTCCATGACTGTCCGTCCTGACACCGAGTGTGGCCCGGTGAGACAGCAACAATCCGATGATCCGGGGATAAAGATGAGTACACACGATCAACCTCAATCGCCTTTATCACGGACATTGCACCGCCGGAATGATCGCTATCCGAGTGTGAAATCACCATCGTATCAATCGCGGTGATCCCTCTGGCCTTTAGATACGGCACGATAATCCTGCTACCGGCATCGGACTCAGGCGAGTAATAAGGCCCCGTGTCATAAAGCAAGCGATGCCCGGAAGTTTCAATCAGCAGGGCCATACCTTGCCCGACATCAAACGCAGTAACCGTCATCTCACCCTCCGCGGGCCGCGTTGCGGAGTGTAACAATAACGGTAACCAGCCAATCAGGGCTAACCAGCGTAACGGCCAGCCGCGTGGCGCCAATAACCACAGCGTGGCAGCCATCGCGATAGCAAAAGTCCACGCTGGCGGCAACGGCGCTTGCCAGACAGCCAGCGGAAAACTGCTGAGCCATGTCAATACTGTTGCCAGCCAATCCACCAGAATATGCGCCAGCGTTAATACCCATCCCGATAAGGGTGCAGGCAACATACTGCCCATCAATGCCATCGGCGTCACTAACAGGCCAATCAACGGAATGGCAATGGCGTTCGCGAGCGGACTTATCAGGGATATTTGTCCAAACAAAAGGATCGTCATTGGCACTAATCCGATTGTCACGACATATTGGGTATAAGCGCCGTTTTTTATAGGATCGAGCCACACTCTGGCGGGAGTATTGGGAACCAAAGCGGACGCATCAATTAACTGCTTGGTGCGGCCAACGCTAGCATACAAAATCGTACCCACCGCGCCAAAAGATAGCCAGAATCCTGGAGAAAGTACCGCCCATGGATCGCGTAGCAATACCACCATTAGGGCGATACACAAAATATGAGAAACACTGGCAATCCGTCCGGTCCAGATGGCCAATGCGACCATCAATAACATATACAAGGTTCGCTGAGCAGGCAAGCCAAAGCCTGCCAATAATACGTACAACAAGGCCGCAGCCGCACCGGCTAATACTGCCGCTTTCTGGGCGGGTAGACGCAACGGTAAAGTGTTGCCGATAAAAAAAGACCGTCGCCATAACGCCGACATGATTGCGGCAAAAAGGCCCGCAATCATCGTGATATGAAGACCCGATATGGAAATCAGATGCCCCACGCCAGTACGATTAAAAATTAGCCAGTCGTTTTGATCTACGGCACGCTGATCACCGATGACCAATGCGACTAAAACACCGACATATTTCTTTTCTGGCAAAGCCGCCAAAATACGTTGGCGAACCCAACCGCGCACCGCTTCTACACAATGACCGAAAGTGAAGACAAAGCGGTCTAATTGACGGTTGTTTAGTGACACATCTACTGACGAATCAACAGTTTCATCTGCGCTTAAAGAGGATGCCTTGTCAGCGCGAACATAGCCTGTTGCACGCAAATTTTGTTCGAGCAACCAAACTTCGTAATCAAATCCGTGGGGATTGGCATTGCCATGTGGTCGTTTTAAGCGAACTGTCAGCCGCCAGCGTGCGCCGGGTTCAATC is a genomic window of Glaciimonas sp. CA11.2 containing:
- a CDS encoding penicillin-binding protein 1A, coding for MHGLLFTIGGVVLAGAVIGGLLIAYALVVMQPQLPDLGAITDYRPKVPLRIYTADHVLIGEFGEERRSLVKLQDIPANMKNAVLAIEDARFYQHGGIDLIGILRAIGTDIMHGGASQGASTITMQVARNVFLSSEKTYTRKIYEILLAYKIENALTKDQILEVYMNQIFLGQRSFGFAAAARAYFGKELKDVTLAQAAMLAGLPKAPSAYNPVVNPKRARIRQEYILKRMLQLEFITQPEYDQAFAEDIKVKTTGNTYSVHAEYATEMVRQMLYAQYKDEIYTRGLSVTTTLNSVDQQAGYDAVRKGVMDYDRRHGYRGPEGLIVLPSNGDERDDAVGDALDNKPDNDDIVPGVVLSADSKQVQVMLRNDTVVTVSGEGLRFAAAALSPKAAKNNRIQPGSVIRVMQSPKGWQITQLPSVEATLVALTPQTGAIKTLIGGFDFNQNKFNHVTQAWRQPGSTFKPFIYSAALEKGFGPASIINDSPVSFPGGPGQPNWEPKDDDTPDGPMPMRTGLQRSKNLVTVRLMDAIGAKYAQDFVTTHFGFDRDKIPPYLPTALGAGQTTPLQLAGAYAVLANGGYRVNPYLISEVVDAHGVALSRAQPEIAGQNATRVLDARNSYVMTSLLQSVAQRGTGAGTNVLGRTDIAGKTGTTNDAFDGWFAGYQNSLVAVAWMGFDQPKTLGSREFGAQLALPIWVSYMGRALRGVPQVQMPMPEGITTINNELFFDNFTPGNGFIASLGVGGGSGTNEDGTPATAEDDEKRSIMKLFDGH
- a CDS encoding alpha/beta hydrolase encodes the protein MVSQIPSPRPIVHFAHGNSFPSGTYRRFLDLLSQNYDVHALEMHAHNPDYPVTDGWPALAQEFVNELLVRYQQPVILVGHSLGGILSLMVARQRPDLVRCVVLLDAPVTVGWRAGVFRLAKALGIDRRWSPARFSQRRRIQWPDAEAVYQHFSTKPVFASWPEEVLRDYVEHGTVEQSGSVALRFKREIETAVYLTLPHHLGQVVRPPYPVPVGFIGGIDSVECRQAGMAATRRLVGSHIKLLPGGHLFPLQTPQAAASATDEMIRSLLIV
- a CDS encoding DNA internalization-related competence protein ComEC/Rec2 → MRSFILGFLIGVVFLQTQAALPSAFLIGIVCLLAALAGLVAGILRHRLIKITGLIVCGALLGFCWAALFAHYYLRQELPVEWEGRDVTLIGTIASLPTHFEQGVRFNFAVEKVLPQKGVTPTIPSQLALSWYRPFNHQPKQQANDGVQIGDIGQIEPGARWRLTVRLKRPHGNANPHGFDYEVWLLEQNLRATGYVRADKASSLSADETVDSSVDVSLNNRQLDRFVFTFGHCVEAVRGWVRQRILAALPEKKYVGVLVALVIGDQRAVDQNDWLIFNRTGVGHLISISGLHITMIAGLFAAIMSALWRRSFFIGNTLPLRLPAQKAAVLAGAAAALLYVLLAGFGLPAQRTLYMLLMVALAIWTGRIASVSHILCIALMVVLLRDPWAVLSPGFWLSFGAVGTILYASVGRTKQLIDASALVPNTPARVWLDPIKNGAYTQYVVTIGLVPMTILLFGQISLISPLANAIAIPLIGLLVTPMALMGSMLPAPLSGWVLTLAHILVDWLATVLTWLSSFPLAVWQAPLPPAWTFAIAMAATLWLLAPRGWPLRWLALIGWLPLLLHSATRPAEGEMTVTAFDVGQGMALLIETSGHRLLYDTGPYYSPESDAGSRIIVPYLKARGITAIDTMVISHSDSDHSGGAMSVIKAIEVDRVYSSLSPDHRIVAVSPGHTRCQDGQSWNWDGVQFDMLFPAKHNYENNERKDRKSGKANTMSCTLKITNGDLSILLPGDIEKAQERQLIQDKGAIATDSVMTPNAPGRLKSTVLLVPHHGSGTSSTSAFLQEVNPSVAIFQMGYRNRFRHPQAQVLERYQQLGIRNVRNDQSGAILLHFGSTLDVTEYRQQHKRYWYGR